In Ptiloglossa arizonensis isolate GNS036 chromosome 6, iyPtiAriz1_principal, whole genome shotgun sequence, a single window of DNA contains:
- the LOC143148561 gene encoding bile salt-activated lipase-like — MVDRVKRTFVPSYFFKFSYFGKETTYADLITKRIINGPSHMDELSYLFYQPLCKASNPAPPASGTKDRVTMERLTTMWTNFAKTGNPTPVHDNLIKITWKPATKDNLNYLDIGDELELLVSEEDALGYK, encoded by the exons ATGGTGGATCGTGTAAAGAGAACATTCGTGCCTAgttactttttcaaattttcttatttcgggAAGGAAACTACATATGCGGACCTCATAACAAAACGTATCATCAATG GGCCGTCTCACATGGACGAATTATCGTATCTGTTTTATCAACCTCTTTGTAAAGCTTCAAACCCAGCACCACCAGCGTCTGGGACAAAAGATAGAGTTACAATGGAACGTTTAACTACGATGTGGACCAATTTTGCAAAGACAGG AAACCCTACACCAGTTCACGATAATTTAATCAAAATCACTTGGAAACCGGCAACGAAagataatttgaattatttggACATTGGAGACGAACTTGAGTTGTTAGTCAGTGAAGAGGATGCGTTAGGCTACAAGTGA